The Cutaneotrichosporon cavernicola HIS019 DNA, chromosome: 5 DNA segment GGATGAACAGATACAAGTGTGGCGCACATGGGTCAACAGCAGATCGGAAGGAGTGAGACGTGCGCAGCGGTCTATCCGCCGTCACTATCATCTGAGACGCACCGCGCAAagctcggccgccgcccctGGTCGATACTTCGCCGGATCGCGCTGATCGCCATACCCTCTACGCTGCGCTGGCGACCGCGTTCAATCACAGGCGGCACGGCTCCGTCCatgtcgcgcagctcgacgccggtGCGCGCCATCGCGACCGACCAGCGGCGCATCATCCCGTTGTCGCCGCTCTCGGCGGCGAACCGTCCAAGGCTCGGCGAGATCCAGTTGAACCCGTCAATGCGGACCGTGCGAATGCGGCTACGCTTCGAAAGCAGTGCTGCGAGGAACGGGTTTCCCGGTGGCCACTCGCACTGGGCGCCTCCCTGGTGGGCCGCGGGGCTCGTGCTTGCGTCAGGGCGTGCGACACGGGGCCATCGTGGCAGCGTGATCGCGCTGAGAGGGTGGTACTTGTCAGCGAGGGCACTCGCGAGgtccagcgcgtcgtgcAGCACCGCATGCGGAAGTGCGAGGTGCAAGTGTGCAAGTAACGGGTGAAGTGTGAGAGTGTCATTTGGTGGGAGAGTGTCGCGGTGCGGCCAGCCGGGCGTTGCGACGTAGGTGAGGGAACGGATCTTATGCCCGTGGGCTAGCTGGAGGGCGCGTAGGCCGCCGCGGAGGGTATCATCTTCCCACACCACCAACCCGTGGTCGTACGGAGACATAACAAGGCGCGTGAGACGgggcagctcggcgcgcgtAAGTGTCGCTAAGAGCGGTCCCGGCTCGCCACCGACGAACGTCAGGGTGTGCAGCGCCGAAAGGGAGGGTGGAGCCGGAAGgtcctccccctccagTTCGTCGTCGGGTTCCAATGCCGAATCGACCCACACAAGtccgagcagctcgagagATCGTGTGGCACGCAGTAGACGGAtgacgtcctcctccgccttgcGGCCCGTGAGATGGACGCCCTCGATAGCACGAAGACGGCGGATACAGGCCGCATGACGGAGGTCGGCAAGACGTACCCCGCACCCTGCAGGCGGGAGGCGAAGATGCGTCAGTGCGGGTGTGAGATCCAGCAGTgcgccgagggcgccaTTGATCGTGAGCGGATCTGCGCCAAAATACAGCCCACCACCCAAGTTcgagaggtcgaggacggtcAACCAGCGGCCAGGATACGAGTGAGGGTGTATGTTAATGTCGCTCCACTTGCGGTCGCCTTGGACGACGGTGTGGGCAAAAGCAGTGATGTTGTCGGCCGTAACGACCGGCTCGGCGTACAGGTACTTTGTCACGAGAGCCTGTTGACAAGGGCGTGGGTGTGGGGCGTGGGTTGCGATGTGAAGTCATAGTATACGCAAGCCACAAGAAGTATGGTCCGAGAACGAGAGTCAGTGGCGGTTGAGATAATGTGGGAAATGTAGTACATACCTTCCACGCACGACACACGCGTATCATGGAACGTGCGGTACGAGCGACGTCGGCCCGGAGCACAACACGACGTTCTAGCTGGCGGCGGGCAGCGCGACCAGCGAACGCGTCCCATTCGGCGGGGATGTTGTCGGGTACGTCATCAACGGGAGGTTGGGAGGCATGGGCGCTGAAGGTGCGGTTGTTGaaagggaaggaggagggtggcgaggtggtTGGAATACCCGGGGAAGGTAGGGCTGAGGGGACAGTGGACGGGAGAGTCGAACGCGGCGGGTAGTCGAGAGCGATCGCGTCGGGGACGCTGGGGTCGAGTGCGAGAGCCGCGCGGATGATGCGGCGCAGGACCTCTGGTGGAAGGACAGGGAGGTCGCGGTCCGGAGGTGGGGTAGACGCGAAGCGCGCCGACAGGACTCCCGATCTGTCGACGGGCGATGTCGATGTCGCGAACGACGCAAGCGGTGAAGTCGAGTATTTGCTTGGACTgcgagagagaggtggCGTTGGCCACGCGTTCCACGCGGTCGGCATTGTTGCTGGACAAGAGGCAAGAACACAGGACAAGGGTTgtggggaagaggaagaagaggaatGCCAGCTGGAACAGAGTTGAGTCTGACCCAAGGGCCCTATGCTTCGTCAAGTTGATGCCGAGATAAGTGGCGTCATTCGGCATCCCCAGTCCGACCGCAACCGGCCAAGATCCGACGAACAGACAGCCCATGTCTTGCCGCAACGTACCGCTCATTTGTACATGATGGATCTCTAGCTAGCCTTATCTGGTCTACATTGCCGACTTGAGCAACTTGGTTGCACGCAGCCTACTCTTAGCTAATCGTGAACGGCGCCTGCGCGTACTTGGTCTCTCCAGCGGCAGCTTTGTCGACAAACCAGAAGACCTGGCCGgggctgctgtcagctggcaCGAACGCTGAAACTTACGCATGAGGCCGCACACGTGAGCAGggcaggccgagctggggCTCATCGAGGACCTTGTGGAGCATCTCTTGCTTGCCCGCGCCGGTCGCGACGAAGGCAGCGCGCAAAGCGTGGTTGAGCACAGGgaagctggggtcagtggTTGCTTGGTGGTGCAGAATGGGACCTCTCATAGGAGGTGCCAAGAGATGCAGCTCTAGCGACTGCACCCGTAGAGGGGCAGAGATAGGTCACAGTTGCGTGGTGGCCAGCACTTACGTCAGGGTTACacggcggggagggggcTTGGGGCTGTCGGAGATGGGCGCGACCCAcacgccgtcctcgtccagcagcTTGTGGCCAGGGAACAGTGAGCACGTGTGTCCGTCCGGGCccatgccgaggaggatcAGGTCGAACACGGGGAACCGTACGGCATCAGGGTCGGAGAacacggcgacgagctgctgctCATAGTCGTACGCGATGTCCTGGGCCTCCTGCTCCGAGTCGGCCTGATCAGCCGGCGTAGCGGTCGGATTTTCCTTGGTGGTCTCCCTAAAGAGGCCGGTGTTGAGCGTGTGGATCTGCTCGCGCTTGATGGGGACGTGGTCGAGGAACGCCTTAGCACACGCGGCGTAGTTGCTTTCCGGGTTGTCGAGGGGAACGATTCTCTCGtccgagaagaagacgtGCCACTTGTCCCACTGGATGTCCTTCTGGCCGACGAGTGGGCTGAGGTTGTTCGGGAGCGAGCCGCCAGAGAGTGCAATGGTGAACTTGCCGCGCTGGGCAATGGCCTCCTtctgcgcggcgacgacgaagtCGGCGAGGGAGGTCTGGAGGGCCGCAGTGTCGTCGAACACGTACAGCAGAGGGACCGAGGCCGCGTGGGAGGGAACCTTGAACATGGCGGATGTGGTGAAGTGGAGAGTGGTATGTCGTGTTCAGAGTTGCGGAGCTCGGTCTTTGGTGGGAGAACGGTGTCGGATGAGCGGGGTGACATTCTCCGCTGAAACCCACCCCGCCTGGAATCCAAACAGTGACGTAGTATACTGTGTTGGCGGCACGCCTAGTGTGTTAGATTACCACGTGATAACGTGCCTATATTCGATGGCAATGGTTCTGCCTCCAGGCCGTACCTACCAGAAACCACACTGTCTGTGCCTCTTAAACTGTCCACTGCTCTGCATGCATACCAGACATCCTCTTTCTACAATCCTCGGCAACGTGCGCGTCTAGTCTAGATCGAGCTgcttcatctcctccttgttGACCGTCTTGCGCGCCCACTTGTCAAACGGCGAGAGGTCGTCGAAAATGTCATCACACATCATAtcctcctcaacaccaGGCGTGCCATCCTTGTACATCTGGAGAATGTGCTCGGGATCAACGAGGCTGACGCGCATACCCGTCTTGCGGAGACGGCTGACGATCTCGCGCACCATGCGCCGCGCGACTCTGTTCATACTAAACACGGGCCGGAGGTCGAGAATGACCGAGTCGACGTGCACATTTTGCGTGTCGATACTCCGCGCGGCCATGATACGCGCAATGCGTTCCGCGGATGTGAAATTGATCGTACCTTGCAGACTCATGACCGCGGCGATGTGGGTACCGTGTCCGTCGCTACTCGGGCAGTGGATGAGGTAGTCGCGGcggacgacggcgcgggCAGGCTCCGGCGCGTTCATGATGTGCATGCCCATGTCATCGCTGAGGCGCTTGCACATGCGCACTCCTCGGACCGAGTTGCCATGGACATCCAGGCGCGGACTCCAGGTCGCAATCCCCACCTGCGCGGGGAGACAGCCAATGATACCCCCAGCCACACCAGACTTTGAGGGGAAGCCGATGTTGGCGAGCCACTCGCCGGCTTCGTTGTACATTCCGCATGTGAGCATGACGCTCATGACCAGGCGCACGACCTGGCGGCCTACAACGCGCTCGCCAGTGACAGGCTGGATGCCGCCGTTGGACAGCGTCGCCGACATGAGGGCAAGATCGCGCGTGGTCACGTTGATAGCACACTGGCGGGTGTAACCGGCAACCACGTCCTCCGGAACCTGGGAGATGATATTATAGTTGCGCAGCATGTTTGCAATCGCAAAGTTGCGGTATGCGGTCTTGATTTCGCTCTCGAAAACTCTTTCGTCGACAGCGAGCTCGCGACCAGCGAATGCGGAAAGGCCCTTGCGGATCTTCTCGAAACGCTCTGGCTCGGTCAACTCGGGCACGCCGATGAGTGTATACGCGGCAATAGCGCCAGCGTTGA contains these protein-coding regions:
- the SOL1 gene encoding uncharacterized protein (Glucosamine-6-phosphate isomerases/6-phosphogluconolactonase), with product MFKVPSHAASVPLLYVFDDTAALQTSLADFVVAAQKEAIAQRGKFTIALSGGSLPNNLSPLVGQKDIQWDKWHVFFSDERIVPLDNPESNYAACAKAFLDHVPIKREQIHTLNTGLFRETTKENPTATPADQADSEQEAQDIAYDYEQQLVAVFSDPDAVRFPVFDLILLGMGPDGHTCSLFPGHKLLDEDGVWVAPISDSPKPPPRRVTLTFPVLNHALRAAFVATGAGKQEMLHKVLDEPQLGLPCSRVRPHAPGQVFWFVDKAAAGETKYAQAPFTIS
- a CDS encoding uncharacterized protein (Glutaminase) gives rise to the protein MLRFRAVTLLHSYRPPRSLTRSFHKTIMENHQEATRANCIVGRTDVPGSKIQSPIPDYLVRVMREIGSDNPGTTASYIPELKNADPNRLAIAVSTMDGYVYTAGDADLEFSIQSISKAFVYALALEEHGIEYVRERIGVEPSGEAFNELSLEKGTGRPLNPMINAGAIAAYTLIGVPELTEPERFEKIRKGLSAFAGRELAVDERVFESEIKTAYRNFAIANMLRNYNIISQVPEDVVAGYTRQCAINVTTRDLALMSATLSNGGIQPVTGERVVGRQVVRLVMSVMLTCGMYNEAGEWLANIGFPSKSGVAGGIIGCLPAQVGIATWSPRLDVHGNSVRGVRMCKRLSDDMGMHIMNAPEPARAVVRRDYLIHCPSSDGHGTHIAAVMSLQGTINFTSAERIARIMAARSIDTQNVHVDSVILDLRPVFSMNRVARRMVREIVSRLRKTGMRVSLVDPEHILQMYKDGTPGVEEDMMCDDIFDDLSPFDKWARKTVNKEEMKQLDLD